GGTGCGCCTTCAGGCAGTGTGTTCATTCCACCCTCGGAAGAGAAAAGCCTGAGCGCGGGTGACATGAAGCAGCGTCTTTTCGGAAGCGATCTCACTTATGAAGATATGATTGGAAACTTCTTTGCCTGGTCCAATCAATCCATTCAGGGCCAGGAAGACATTGGCCGCCATACGTGTTGGATTTTGGAATCCAAACCTTCGGCTTCCGATCATTCCAGTTATGCCTCGGTGAAAAGCTGGATCGATGTCGAACGCAAGGTGCCACTCAAGGTCGAAAAATATGATTCAAAAGGGGCTCTTCAAGTGAGCATTGAAACCACCAACGTCGAAAAAGATGATTTGGGGAGATACTTACCTGCGAGCCTGGAAGCCAAGCGCAGTGGCAGTGGGGGAAGCAGCGTTTTTGAAGGTTCCCGCATCAAGCACGGAGTCGGCCTCACCGATGCAGATTTTACACCTCAAGCGCTGAAAGACTTGACTGTGCCGAAGTAACACCGAGGTCGGGACTGTGATCAGTTCGGCGACTCGTTGGTGGTCGTTGGAATCGGTGCGTCGGGCTTTGGCATGGCTCTGCCCCATAGGATCATCCACATGATCAAACCCAGAAGAACGAGCGCTGCTAATGTCATGACCACACAGCCTTTCCCCGATTTTCCGGACTGCTTGTCTTGTTCGGTGAAGCTGTCATTCATGGCCAGATGGAATTTAAAGTCAGCAGGACGCTCAAATCAAAACCCGGCATCCTGAGTGAACCCCAGAATGCCGAGTGAGAAGGTCGGAGCTAGGCTCAGCCCGCCGCTGAAACGTTGATTTCAGACAGCGCGAGTTTGCTGAGTTTTTTGTCCGTCGCGCCTTCTTCGTCCAAGGTCTGCTGGAGGATCTTCTGTCCTTCTTTATCTCCCAGTAGTTCGGCAAAAGAACGCGCACAGCCGTAGCCGGCGATTTCATAGTGCTCCACGCGTTGAGCCGCGCAGATGAGACCCGCGTCGATGACTTCAGGGTCGCCTTCTTCTTCTATCATCTCAGAGCCTTCTTTGATCAGTCCTTCCATGGCTTTGCACTTGGGGCCACGCGTGGTTTGCTTGTGACTGGAGAGCAGTTTCTCCAGACGGTTGGCGTGTTCACGGGTTTCTTCCAGATGCAGCTCAAAGCCCTCTTTCAATTTCTCATTGGAAGCGGCTTTAGCCATTTTAGGAAGGGCCTTGATCAATTGCTTCTCCGCATTGTAGAGGTCCTTGAGTTGATGAATGTAAAGGTCGGTAAGAGTTTCTAGCTTCATAGCGGCAGGAGTTCGGGCCAGTGGGTAGGGCAGGATGTATGCGGGATATAAATTTTCCGAACATTTTAAAGATGAACAATCCTTGTTCCGTCAGACTGGAATAACCAATGTTGATAAGTTGTGAATAGGGGTCGGCACAACCGACATCAGCGTGGGCAG
Above is a window of Prosthecobacter debontii DNA encoding:
- a CDS encoding YciE/YciF ferroxidase family protein; the encoded protein is MKLETLTDLYIHQLKDLYNAEKQLIKALPKMAKAASNEKLKEGFELHLEETREHANRLEKLLSSHKQTTRGPKCKAMEGLIKEGSEMIEEEGDPEVIDAGLICAAQRVEHYEIAGYGCARSFAELLGDKEGQKILQQTLDEEGATDKKLSKLALSEINVSAAG
- a CDS encoding outer membrane lipoprotein-sorting protein, yielding MMTQRIFLSGLISTFGLFCFPALTLAQAPSGKELAAELNAAHQDGTSYIRMRLEVNGGGAIQIQSKQRHVQGSSETIYQILFPKERKGESVLLKKTSSGAPSGSVFIPPSEEKSLSAGDMKQRLFGSDLTYEDMIGNFFAWSNQSIQGQEDIGRHTCWILESKPSASDHSSYASVKSWIDVERKVPLKVEKYDSKGALQVSIETTNVEKDDLGRYLPASLEAKRSGSGGSSVFEGSRIKHGVGLTDADFTPQALKDLTVPK